CAGTTGCTTCAGGCTGCCGAACAGCGAGGTTTGCCTTCCGGTTCGTTGCAGGAACTGCTAACCGGAATGGGGGTGCCTGAAAGTGCCGCCATTTTTCAGCAAATTGACGAAGCACAGCAGCGTTCGCAGCAATTACGACACGAAAGCTGGGTGCAGTGGATTGTTTCACAGCGGTCGTATCAGCACTACTCGCAGATTCTGGAACTGATTGCCCATGCAGGACAAAAAGTTCCCACATATTCACGCGGACAAAATGAAAGCAGTACAGGGGGGGCGATTTTTGACGCATCTGCTTAAGTTCTTCTCTCCAGGACGGGAGGGTCGAATCGATGTGCTAAGATCGCGTCATTCGTTACGGGATTGTTGCTATGGGACTTAACGCAGCGCTATCAATGGCCAAGCAGTCGCTTGAAATATTCGGGACCGGGATCCAGGTATCCGGCCAGAATATTTCCAACGCGGGCACTCCCGGATATATCCGCGAAGAATTAGTTCTCAATGCCGCCGATCCATTTCGCCAGGGGGCACTCGTTCTGGGGACGGGGGTCGAAGTTTCTGGTATTCAGCAGCAGATCGATCTGTTTCTGGAAACGCGGATTCATTCTGCCAACACGGAATACTCCTCAATCGAAGAACGAAACCTGATTTATAAACAGTTAGAGGCTGAGTTAAGGGAACTAACCGAAGGGGACCTTTCCTCAGGGATGAATGAGTTTTTAGCGACCATTAATAATGTCGTGAATCAGCCGAATTCGATTCCGGATCGTGAATTTGTCATCAATGAAGCGGAAAAGTTTGCAGCCGAAATCAGCTCCTTGCGCCTGCGCGTGAATGACCTTCGAGAAGTGCAGTCTGTCAATGTCGAAAACCTGGTCAAAGAAGCCAATGAGCTGATTGATACGATCATTGAACTGAATCCCAAAATTTCCAAACTGGAAGCTTCCGGTTTACTGCAGAGCGACGCCGGCGCACTCAGAACGCAACGTTATACTGCTCTGAATCGACTTTCCGAATTGATTCCCATTCGTTATCGCGAACGCTCTGATGGTGCCATTGATTTATTTACCGGTTCTGATTATCTGGTTCTGGCGGGATCCTCTCAGAAGCTGACGTTACAAACGGGGACTGATCGCGGTGTGGTGACTCATGAAGTGCTACTCTCGCGGACGAACAGTAATATTTCGCGTACGGGGGGCGAGTTGAAAGGAGTGATCGAAGGCCGGGATGATATTCTGGGGAGTTTTGTCGATCAGCTGGATACATACACTTCTAATTTGATTTTTGAGTTTAACAAGATTCATGCTTCCGGCGAGGGGACGGCTGGTTTCGAACAATTGACGGCCGCGTCCAGCGCCCTTGATCCAACGGCCGCGTTGAATTCCACCCAGTCCGGACTTCCGTTTCAGGCAACGCACGGTAGTTTCCAGATCAAGGTGACTAACAAAACAACGGGTTTGACCAACACGACCACGATTAACGTTGACCTGGATGGGATTGGCGCTGATACCACGTTAAACAGTTTATCGGCGGCCATTGGCGGTGTAACCAATTTAAGTTCTTCTGTGTCCACAGACGGACGACTCTCGATTACCGCCGGCTCTGATTACGAGTTTCGTTTTTCGAATGATACCAGTGGTGCCTTAGCTGCGATTGGCATCAATACCCTGTTCACGGGAGCGGACTCCAGTGATATTCAAATCAATTCCGTAATCCAGCAAAATCAGCAGTTTCTGGCAACCGGTCAGGGGGGAGGTCCTTCTGACGGGAGTAATGCCGTGTTGCTGGCTGCTTTTGCTGAGAATCCCATTGATTCCCTGGGAGGCATCAGTCTGGATGGGTATTACGAAAAAGTGGTTTCGAATATTGCGCAGGCTTCAGCTTCTGAGGCCGCACTGTCCGAAGGATCGCAGGCCTTCAGGGACTCATTGCTGGGACAGCGCGAGCAGTTTTCCGGCGTTAGTATCGACGAAGAAACAATCAATGTTTTGACGTATCAGAGAGCGTATCAGTCAGCAGCGCGGCTGGTGAGCACGATTGATGAATTGTTTACGGTTTTACTGAATATTTGAAAGCAAAATTTTTTGAGACCCGATCGGTTCTCAATTTCTGTTTCGTTGACTTTTTTGGTGTGATGAATCATGGGTATTGGTCCTATATTGCCAGGCCGTCTGCCTTCAACAATGCTTTCCGAGCGGTTGAAGGTTTCGCTGAATGACAATGCGCGTGAATTAGTCAATCTGCAACAACAGGTGGCCACGGGGCAATTGTTTTCCATT
This genomic interval from Gimesia alba contains the following:
- the flgN gene encoding flagellar export chaperone FlgN, producing the protein MHAEQTASTQANDQQMQGQLVGIIKDLEPIQTQLLALYQEKSKALKQVDVKRIDQLAVVEEELTRELQFVLLRRQQLLQAAEQRGLPSGSLQELLTGMGVPESAAIFQQIDEAQQRSQQLRHESWVQWIVSQRSYQHYSQILELIAHAGQKVPTYSRGQNESSTGGAIFDASA
- the flgK gene encoding flagellar hook-associated protein FlgK, which codes for MGLNAALSMAKQSLEIFGTGIQVSGQNISNAGTPGYIREELVLNAADPFRQGALVLGTGVEVSGIQQQIDLFLETRIHSANTEYSSIEERNLIYKQLEAELRELTEGDLSSGMNEFLATINNVVNQPNSIPDREFVINEAEKFAAEISSLRLRVNDLREVQSVNVENLVKEANELIDTIIELNPKISKLEASGLLQSDAGALRTQRYTALNRLSELIPIRYRERSDGAIDLFTGSDYLVLAGSSQKLTLQTGTDRGVVTHEVLLSRTNSNISRTGGELKGVIEGRDDILGSFVDQLDTYTSNLIFEFNKIHASGEGTAGFEQLTAASSALDPTAALNSTQSGLPFQATHGSFQIKVTNKTTGLTNTTTINVDLDGIGADTTLNSLSAAIGGVTNLSSSVSTDGRLSITAGSDYEFRFSNDTSGALAAIGINTLFTGADSSDIQINSVIQQNQQFLATGQGGGPSDGSNAVLLAAFAENPIDSLGGISLDGYYEKVVSNIAQASASEAALSEGSQAFRDSLLGQREQFSGVSIDEETINVLTYQRAYQSAARLVSTIDELFTVLLNI